The following are encoded together in the Triticum dicoccoides isolate Atlit2015 ecotype Zavitan chromosome 6B, WEW_v2.0, whole genome shotgun sequence genome:
- the LOC119321726 gene encoding transcription repressor OFP8-like, whose translation MLSPGISVKKRHGGAGFALGCGCKDAKSVSVVPASVSASPSPSGAGTSTTTETRRRGGRANPSASMTTDTLTSASSSSLLWEDAVAEFECGDDGHFKMEGSAATQSFSGLLRELNELEQSVVSWGRKSHRNRDKKASTPPPEHKKATMKSGVKGGDVTTGGAKDRRVGDSVEPGTVDACVEVGLDGSVAVVKQSEDPLSDFRQSMVQMIVENGIIAGEELRQMLRRFLTLNAPHHHDVILRAFAEIWDAVFAASYVPVPATAPPSKHTRREEPADGRPPMPRTPPRHHHSPSPSAWRV comes from the coding sequence ATGTTGAGCCCCGGCATTTCGGTCAAGAAGCGCCACGGCGGTGCCGGGTTCGCGCTCGGGTGTGGCTGCAAGGACGCCAAGAGCGTGTCGGTGGTCCCCGCGTCGGTGTCTGCGTCGCCCTCGCCGTCCGGCGCGGGTACATCGACCACAACCGAGACGCGGCGCAGGGGCGGGAGGGCCAACCCGTCGGCGTCGATGACGACGGACACTCTGACCTCTGCCTCGTCGTCGTCCTTGCTATGGGAGGACGCCGTGGCGGAGTTCGAATGCGGCGACGACGGCCACTTCAAGATGGAGGGATCAGCAGCCACGCAGAGCTTCTCCGGCTTGCTGCGCGAGCTCAACGAGCTGGAGCAGAGCGTCGTGTCGTGGGGCCGGAAGAGCCACCGCAACCGCGACAAGAAAGCCTCGACACCGCCACCGGAGCACAAGAAGGCGACCATGAAAAGTGGCGTCAAGGGCGGCGACGTCACGACTGGCGGCGCTAAGGATCGCCGCGTCGGTGACAGCGTCGAACCGGGGACTGTTGACGCCTGCGTGGAAGTTGGGCTCGACGGCAGCGTGGCAGTGGTGAAGCAGTCCGAGGACCCGCTGAGCGACTTCCGGCAGTCGATGGTGCAGATGATCGTGGAGAACGGGATCATCGCCGGGGAGGAGTTGCGCCAGATGCTCCGCCGCTTCCTCACCCTCAACGCGCCGCACCACCACGACGTCATCCTCCGCGCCTTCGCGGAGATCTGGGACGCCGTGTTCGCGGCCTCCTACGTGCCCGTCCCCGCCACCGCCCCGCCCAGCAAGCACACCCGCCGCGAGGAGCCCGCCGACGGAAGGCCGCCCATGCCGAGGACCCCTCCGCGCCACCACCACTCGCCATCGCCATCAGCATGGCGCGTGTAG